The following coding sequences are from one Arachis hypogaea cultivar Tifrunner chromosome 7, arahy.Tifrunner.gnm2.J5K5, whole genome shotgun sequence window:
- the LOC140174417 gene encoding large ribosomal subunit protein bL9c-like, which translates to MADKSMKPAYRLAENILVKVVSEFLVLQVKEEAQQLARIFEIVEAFKVKQKVLQLEILLTLSRAHLQREVDKRIVELPEIHETREYIAELKLHSKVTTRIRLNVFAN; encoded by the exons atggcagacaaatctatgaagcctgcctACAGATTAgcggagaatatcttggtcaaagtgg TATCTGAGTTTCTAGTTCTGCAAGTAAAAGAAGAGGCACAACAACTTGCTCGAATTTTTGAAATAGTTGAGGCTTTCAAGGTGAAGCAAAAAG TGTTACAACTCGAGATCTTGTTGACATTATCAAGGGCACATCTTCAAAG GGAGGTGGACAAGAGAATTGTCGAACTTCCAGAGATACATGAAACCAGAGAATATATCGCAGAGTTAAAGCTGCATTCGAAAGTTACAACGAGAATAAGGTTGAATGTCTTTGCTAACTAA
- the LOC140174418 gene encoding uncharacterized protein: protein MIAETTEQIKKIHSRMLIAQSRQKSYADQMRKPLEFEEGEHVFLKVTPTTGVGRAINTEELNSRYIGPFEILKRIGLVAYRIALPPYLSNLHNMFHVSQLRKYTPDINHILEPEPIQVREDLTLLVILVRIDDTSVKGYAEKKYH from the coding sequence atgatagctgaaactacTGAACAGATAAAGAAAATTCAtagtcgaatgcttatagcccagaGCCGTCAGAAGAGCTATGCCGATCAAATGCGAAAGCCTTTGGAATTTGAAGAAGGGGAGCATGTCTTTctgaaagttacaccaaccactggagtAGGAAGAGCTATTAATACTGAGGAACTGAATTCCCGTTATATTGGGCCGTTTGAGATTCTGAAAAGAATTGGGCtagtggcttatagaattgccttaccgccgTATCTTTCGAACTTGCACAACATGTTTCATgtatcacagcttcggaagtatactcctgacaTAAATCATATTCTGGAACCAGAACCGATTCAGgtaagagaagatctaacactccTAGTAATTCTGGTGAGAATTGATGACACCAGTGTTAAAGGTTACGCGGAAAAGAAGTATCATTag